One genomic region from Spirosoma sp. KCTC 42546 encodes:
- a CDS encoding DUF3098 domain-containing protein: MAKDKQAGPATLIRDEPAKKTVVATSVAPKTASTRTVSSEASRTSAAALPFGRQNYTLMLAGIGIILAGFFIMSLDKEEFGFGFLGLTLGPIVVMGGFVLEFFAILARPKA, from the coding sequence ATGGCAAAAGATAAACAGGCTGGCCCGGCAACACTAATCCGCGACGAACCAGCTAAGAAAACAGTAGTTGCGACTAGCGTAGCTCCCAAAACGGCTTCGACCCGCACGGTGAGCAGCGAGGCTTCCCGGACGTCGGCAGCTGCCCTTCCGTTTGGTCGGCAAAACTATACACTGATGTTAGCGGGCATCGGTATCATTCTGGCCGGTTTTTTTATTATGAGCCTGGATAAAGAAGAGTTCGGCTTTGGCTTCCTGGGACTTACGCTTGGGCCTATTGTTGTTATGGGCGGTTTTGTTCTTGAATTTTTCGCTATCCTTGCTCGCCCAAAGGCGTAA
- a CDS encoding ABC transporter permease codes for MARTKKKVGAYPSGMILFSLTLALFLIGFCGLLAIQSKKLVTYIRENYEIRAFLDKDLGEKKAEALFQTIAGRPYVLKANGKAQVSLVTKDEAAKEFIAETKEDFSKFLGENPLHDSYRIKLNEGYFEEAKLQEVKQDLEQIDGVFEVVYQENLVDNINRNITKIYAIMSAFAVILLIIIVVLMNNTIRLALHSQRMLIRSMQLVGATNAFITRPFLGRGMWQGLLAGVIAVGLLLASLQLAIHNLPELSTFQDPEKITFLMAGIVGLGVLIGFVSTFQAVHRYLGLTLDELY; via the coding sequence ATGGCTCGTACGAAGAAAAAAGTAGGTGCGTATCCCAGCGGCATGATTTTGTTTAGCCTGACGCTGGCATTGTTTTTAATTGGTTTTTGTGGATTGCTGGCTATACAGTCAAAAAAGCTGGTTACCTATATCCGCGAAAACTATGAAATCCGGGCGTTTTTAGATAAAGACCTCGGTGAGAAAAAGGCGGAAGCCTTATTTCAAACGATTGCTGGGCGACCTTATGTTCTGAAGGCTAACGGTAAAGCGCAGGTTAGTCTGGTTACGAAAGATGAAGCCGCCAAAGAGTTTATCGCTGAAACAAAAGAGGATTTTTCGAAGTTTCTGGGGGAGAATCCGCTGCATGACAGCTATCGGATCAAACTGAATGAAGGGTATTTTGAGGAAGCCAAGCTGCAGGAGGTTAAACAGGATTTAGAGCAAATCGACGGTGTGTTCGAAGTTGTTTATCAGGAAAATCTGGTGGATAACATCAATAGGAATATCACTAAGATTTACGCCATCATGTCGGCCTTTGCAGTGATCTTACTGATCATTATTGTGGTACTGATGAATAATACGATCCGACTAGCGCTTCACTCGCAACGGATGTTGATTCGGAGTATGCAACTGGTTGGTGCTACCAATGCGTTCATTACTCGGCCGTTTCTGGGACGTGGTATGTGGCAGGGGTTGTTGGCGGGCGTTATTGCCGTTGGCTTGTTGCTGGCAAGTTTGCAACTTGCCATCCATAACCTGCCTGAGTTATCGACTTTCCAGGACCCAGAAAAGATAACCTTTTTGATGGCGGGCATTGTTGGGCTAGGTGTGCTGATCGGTTTTGTAAGTACGTTCCAGGCCGTTCACCGGTATCTGGGACTGACATTGGATGAGTTATATTGA
- the truA gene encoding tRNA pseudouridine(38-40) synthase TruA, with the protein MRYFIELSYRGTAYHGWQTQANGCSVQTTLEAALTKRLGKPMYVVASGRTDAGVHASQQFAHFDVNEPLPLTEAFLYSINCILPEDIVIHRIFPVQENHHARFSAIFRYYQYRICRQKSAFQSGLTYHFRPVLNEAIMNDACQLMLQHTNFQSFSKARANVTHFNCRLDFAYWERIDENTLTFHIRANRFLWGMVRTIVGTMIEIGQERMNLDQFEQIILSRDRNKAGRAAPANGLYLVEVGYPQGVCSAPDSRNKINGTNSNQSLS; encoded by the coding sequence ATGCGTTATTTTATTGAATTATCGTACCGGGGTACGGCCTATCATGGCTGGCAAACACAGGCAAATGGATGCAGTGTACAAACCACGCTCGAAGCCGCATTGACCAAACGACTTGGTAAACCTATGTATGTGGTTGCCAGTGGCCGAACAGATGCGGGCGTTCATGCCAGCCAGCAGTTTGCTCATTTCGATGTAAATGAGCCACTTCCACTGACCGAAGCTTTTCTATATTCCATTAATTGTATTCTACCTGAAGACATTGTTATTCACCGGATTTTTCCGGTTCAGGAAAACCACCACGCTCGCTTTTCGGCCATCTTTCGGTACTATCAGTATCGAATCTGCCGCCAGAAAAGTGCGTTTCAAAGTGGCCTGACATATCATTTTCGGCCAGTGCTCAACGAAGCCATAATGAATGATGCCTGTCAGTTGATGTTACAACATACTAATTTTCAAAGTTTCAGCAAAGCCCGCGCAAACGTAACGCACTTTAACTGTCGGCTCGATTTTGCCTATTGGGAACGTATTGACGAGAATACCCTAACGTTCCATATTCGGGCGAACCGGTTCCTGTGGGGTATGGTTCGTACCATTGTTGGGACTATGATTGAGATCGGACAGGAACGAATGAACCTTGATCAGTTTGAACAGATTATTCTGTCCAGAGACCGAAACAAAGCAGGTAGAGCCGCCCCAGCAAATGGGTTGTATTTAGTTGAGGTAGGGTATCCGCAAGGGGTGTGTAGTGCTCCTGATTCGAGAAACAAAATTAATGGAACGAATAGCAATCAGTCACTGAGTTAA
- a CDS encoding helix-turn-helix domain-containing protein — protein MNKIIVRKVYPDSPVLVEYETTPYCKTFANIIQAMIDWGKEHRKMIREE, from the coding sequence ATGAACAAGATAATTGTACGTAAGGTGTATCCCGATTCGCCGGTGCTGGTAGAATATGAAACAACGCCCTATTGCAAAACTTTTGCGAACATTATACAGGCGATGATCGACTGGGGTAAGGAGCATCGAAAGATGATTAGGGAAGAGTAA
- a CDS encoding DUF6600 domain-containing protein, with amino-acid sequence MKTQRILKYIALIALVMSGFVYSGKVAAQPGVSVPVESFYNELAPYGQWIQHPGYGNVWLPNAGPDFQPYASAGHWVVTEYGNTWVSDYPWGWAPFHYGRWIFDQAFGGWLWIPGSDWGPAWVSWRSGGGYYGWAPLAPGWDINVNINIPAFYWTFVPQIYITSPNLYSYYVPRPQVVNIYQNTIIFNNIYRSNNRAYVYGPPRGDIERITRRSVPIYRIDHMDRPGRSVIGNGSVGFYRPGGGYDNRRDYGRNDRFDNSPRPNYGGNMPSNRGYYNGPGNAPNRDYTNGNNTPNRDYNGNGAPNRGGYNGNNSNGTPNRDYNNNATPNRPNDGGATMPNRGSYGGNAPVDRGGSYGTTPVPGNPQPQSNRFESNRGSYAPGGVQQGNASPGGMQQPNRSFERVDRQPQMSPQPMPGGRSGGEIHQIPQGGGRSMQPQQPQIQPQQPSGGSTGGEHRGRGPR; translated from the coding sequence ATGAAAACCCAGAGAATACTAAAATATATTGCCCTGATTGCGCTGGTAATGAGTGGCTTTGTCTATTCTGGCAAAGTGGCTGCTCAGCCAGGCGTTAGTGTACCTGTTGAGTCGTTCTATAATGAGTTGGCTCCCTATGGGCAGTGGATACAGCATCCTGGTTACGGTAATGTGTGGTTGCCCAATGCCGGGCCTGATTTTCAGCCGTATGCAAGTGCTGGTCATTGGGTTGTAACGGAATATGGTAACACTTGGGTATCGGATTATCCCTGGGGATGGGCTCCCTTTCACTATGGCCGCTGGATTTTCGATCAGGCTTTTGGTGGCTGGCTATGGATTCCGGGTTCCGACTGGGGACCAGCCTGGGTATCGTGGCGGTCGGGTGGTGGATATTATGGCTGGGCTCCACTGGCTCCTGGCTGGGATATTAACGTGAATATTAACATTCCGGCTTTCTACTGGACCTTCGTGCCGCAGATTTACATTACCAGCCCGAACTTGTATAGTTATTATGTGCCCCGCCCTCAGGTCGTAAATATCTATCAGAACACGATAATCTTTAATAATATCTATCGCTCAAACAACCGGGCTTATGTGTATGGCCCACCTCGTGGCGATATTGAGCGGATTACGCGTCGGAGTGTTCCTATCTATCGAATCGATCATATGGATCGGCCGGGACGTTCGGTCATTGGGAATGGGTCGGTAGGCTTTTATCGCCCTGGTGGGGGCTATGATAACCGGCGGGATTATGGTCGTAATGACCGGTTCGATAATTCGCCCCGACCTAATTATGGCGGTAACATGCCATCGAACAGAGGGTATTATAATGGTCCTGGTAATGCGCCCAATCGGGATTATACCAATGGCAATAATACGCCGAACCGAGACTACAACGGCAATGGTGCTCCAAACCGAGGAGGTTATAACGGAAACAATAGCAATGGAACACCAAACCGGGATTATAACAACAACGCTACGCCTAATCGACCTAACGATGGTGGAGCTACTATGCCTAATCGTGGTAGTTATGGGGGGAATGCACCAGTTGATCGAGGGGGGAGTTACGGTACAACGCCTGTTCCTGGTAATCCTCAACCTCAGTCGAATCGCTTTGAGTCGAATCGGGGAAGTTACGCGCCTGGAGGAGTTCAACAGGGAAATGCTTCTCCAGGGGGAATGCAACAGCCTAACCGGTCATTCGAACGCGTTGATCGGCAACCCCAGATGAGTCCGCAGCCGATGCCCGGTGGACGAAGCGGTGGAGAAATTCATCAGATCCCACAGGGTGGTGGACGTAGTATGCAACCGCAACAGCCACAAATCCAACCCCAACAACCTAGTGGTGGCTCAACTGGAGGAGAACATCGTGGGCGTGGTCCACGTTAA
- a CDS encoding mechanosensitive ion channel family protein — protein sequence MEQAQTRIELFYTQLVTFVTLYGGRVLLAIITLIVGLWVIGWITRLLSSAMTKRHVDRDVQPFLISLVNGILRVLLLLSIASTLGVQTTSFVAIIGAAGLAVGLALQGSLANFAGGVLILIFKPFRVGDLVTAQGFTGNVEAIRIFDTTLVTLDNKTIILPNGPLSTSAIVNISTKGVIRVDQVYGVGSQNDIDATKASIMRVIEACPYALKDREHDVLIAKLNPNSRDYDVRVWTKSETYWETYYYMLENIARQFGKDGIEAPKPKMFITNEE from the coding sequence ATGGAACAGGCGCAAACCAGAATCGAACTTTTTTACACCCAGCTAGTAACGTTTGTTACGCTCTATGGTGGCCGTGTGCTACTGGCCATCATAACCCTTATTGTTGGTCTTTGGGTAATTGGCTGGATTACCAGACTATTATCATCCGCGATGACAAAACGGCACGTTGACCGCGACGTGCAACCGTTTCTAATCTCCCTTGTGAACGGAATTCTGCGGGTATTGCTGCTGTTGAGTATTGCCAGTACGCTTGGTGTTCAAACCACCTCCTTTGTCGCCATTATCGGTGCGGCTGGGTTGGCCGTTGGGCTGGCTCTTCAGGGGAGCTTAGCTAATTTTGCAGGTGGTGTCTTGATTTTAATTTTCAAGCCATTTCGTGTTGGTGATTTGGTGACAGCTCAGGGATTCACGGGCAATGTGGAAGCCATCCGCATCTTCGATACCACGCTGGTAACGTTAGATAACAAAACGATTATTCTGCCCAACGGTCCTCTGTCAACCTCGGCAATTGTGAATATTAGCACGAAAGGGGTTATTCGGGTTGATCAGGTGTACGGTGTGGGTAGTCAGAACGATATTGATGCTACAAAAGCCTCTATTATGCGTGTGATCGAAGCCTGCCCGTATGCGCTTAAAGATCGTGAACATGATGTGTTGATTGCCAAACTGAATCCTAACTCTCGCGATTACGATGTGCGGGTCTGGACCAAGAGCGAGACCTATTGGGAGACCTATTATTACATGCTTGAGAATATTGCCCGGCAGTTTGGTAAAGATGGTATTGAAGCACCCAAACCGAAAATGTTTATTACCAACGAAGAGTAA
- the corA gene encoding magnesium/cobalt transporter CorA, whose translation MIRIFQQDETAVRKIRDIDSFSDTERTLWVDLQNPTAAEIKSVEEKFDVDFLSQQEQLEIESSSRYIEEDDFMIANSNFLVPDQEQRYVTVPVSFILKDDTLFTYRNADIKSFADTVKRIKSRRALFSDGAQILISIFESRIDYDADLIELVSGEIKAINRILDLDANLDKEMLLNINDYQELTMSIRENVVDKQRVISSMIRSDGWFNELEQQRLRTLIKDINSLIDHTNFIFERLEFLQNTYLGLIDLEQNRVVKIFTVVSLVFLPPTLLASIWGMNFDEMPEVHWKYGYVFALAMMVLSSALTVWIFRRKNWL comes from the coding sequence ATGATTCGCATCTTTCAGCAGGACGAAACCGCCGTTCGAAAAATCCGTGATATTGACTCCTTTTCCGACACTGAGCGAACCCTTTGGGTGGATCTGCAAAACCCGACAGCCGCCGAAATTAAGAGTGTTGAAGAAAAATTCGATGTGGATTTTCTGAGTCAGCAGGAGCAGCTGGAAATTGAAAGCAGTTCGCGCTATATTGAAGAGGACGACTTTATGATCGCTAATTCCAATTTCCTGGTGCCTGATCAGGAACAGCGCTACGTAACCGTCCCCGTCAGTTTTATCCTTAAAGACGACACCCTATTCACCTATCGCAATGCCGATATAAAGTCCTTTGCCGACACGGTCAAGCGCATCAAGTCGCGCCGGGCGTTGTTTAGCGATGGGGCGCAGATATTGATCTCCATTTTCGAGTCGCGGATAGATTACGATGCTGATTTGATTGAATTGGTGTCGGGTGAAATCAAGGCAATCAATCGAATACTTGATTTGGATGCGAACCTCGACAAGGAAATGCTGCTCAATATCAACGATTACCAGGAATTAACCATGTCAATTCGGGAAAATGTGGTTGATAAACAGCGTGTTATATCGTCGATGATTCGCTCCGATGGGTGGTTTAACGAACTCGAACAGCAACGACTCCGAACACTGATCAAAGACATCAATTCCCTGATCGATCACACGAATTTTATTTTTGAACGACTGGAGTTTTTACAGAATACCTACCTCGGTTTAATTGATCTGGAACAAAACCGGGTTGTCAAAATATTTACGGTTGTTTCGCTGGTTTTTCTACCACCTACCTTACTAGCCAGTATCTGGGGTATGAACTTCGATGAGATGCCAGAGGTACATTGGAAATACGGATACGTTTTTGCATTAGCCATGATGGTTCTATCATCTGCGTTGACCGTTTGGATATTCCGGCGTAAAAACTGGCTATAG
- a CDS encoding chorismate-binding protein produces the protein MQPEYKVDSSSTSQLAETQRTAQPNASDIWETALTLGLPAALWRLPNNQDKHLIVSFDEILPRVSADLDELPAGFLVSPFDNLAKDAPVEALLAEHLDTTGSVPQTLFLRADIQAIFPESGPSSVKQNEHTTASVETTDQFWHELSVRSTHKTSRKTTSESPTPVLDPTIGVVYERNVKEAVESIKRGELRKVVLARTKQVLFTDAPNAIELFDKLCQKYPTAFVSAVSIPERGQIWMSATPERLVSMSADGIFQTASLAGTQSAFHPDGTAKQPSKAMWSQKEIEEQAIVSRYIIECFKKIRLREYIEEGPKTIIAGNLMHLGTSYTVDTQAVRYPQLGTVMLRLLHPTSAVCGTPRNAAFTFIRQHEPHDRELYSGFLGPVNINANNEGPTSSIFVHIRCMKLEGKLATLYAGAGITEDSEPEQEWQETEMKCQTLLKVMYNE, from the coding sequence ATGCAACCGGAGTATAAAGTCGATTCTTCATCAACTAGTCAACTCGCTGAAACGCAACGGACTGCCCAGCCCAATGCCAGTGATATTTGGGAAACAGCGCTTACCCTGGGACTTCCAGCCGCCCTTTGGCGATTACCCAATAATCAGGATAAACACCTGATTGTATCATTTGACGAGATACTGCCTCGCGTTTCGGCTGATCTGGATGAATTGCCTGCTGGTTTTCTCGTGAGCCCTTTCGATAATCTCGCAAAGGATGCACCCGTAGAAGCGCTGTTAGCTGAGCATTTGGATACAACGGGTAGCGTACCGCAAACCCTTTTTTTGCGGGCTGATATCCAGGCAATTTTTCCCGAGAGTGGACCTTCTTCAGTAAAGCAAAACGAGCATACAACCGCGTCGGTAGAAACCACTGACCAGTTCTGGCATGAATTATCGGTTCGGTCTACACATAAAACGAGCCGTAAAACGACGTCAGAATCGCCTACGCCTGTCCTTGACCCTACTATAGGGGTCGTTTACGAGCGAAATGTAAAGGAAGCGGTAGAATCCATTAAACGGGGTGAATTGCGAAAGGTTGTTTTAGCGCGAACAAAGCAAGTTTTGTTTACTGATGCACCAAATGCCATTGAGCTGTTTGATAAGCTTTGTCAAAAGTACCCTACTGCGTTCGTATCGGCGGTTTCGATTCCGGAACGGGGACAAATCTGGATGAGTGCCACCCCAGAGCGCTTAGTCAGCATGAGCGCCGATGGCATTTTTCAGACGGCATCGCTGGCGGGTACGCAATCGGCCTTTCATCCGGATGGTACGGCTAAACAACCGTCCAAAGCCATGTGGTCGCAGAAGGAAATTGAAGAGCAGGCAATCGTGAGCCGATATATTATTGAATGTTTCAAGAAAATCCGATTACGGGAGTACATTGAGGAAGGGCCCAAAACCATTATTGCGGGTAATCTGATGCACCTTGGCACTTCGTACACCGTAGATACACAGGCTGTTCGCTACCCACAACTGGGTACGGTTATGTTGCGGTTATTACATCCAACATCAGCCGTTTGCGGAACGCCCCGGAATGCAGCCTTTACTTTTATTCGGCAACACGAGCCCCACGATCGCGAATTATACAGCGGTTTTCTGGGGCCGGTGAACATAAATGCGAATAATGAAGGACCTACAAGTAGTATTTTCGTACACATTCGGTGTATGAAACTCGAAGGCAAACTGGCTACCCT